Proteins from a genomic interval of Paenibacillus sp. FSL R5-0623:
- a CDS encoding ZIP family metal transporter — MNDALIGSFISAMSTGLGAVPILFMRKISHRLRDILLAYAAGIMTSASVYNLIPEALGQSNLFVLAFGILLGSLVLLVLEMKIPHVDLENPEKMPFKIETKAFMIIAAITMHNLPEGLSVGVSYASSDENLGNLIAFSIGLQNAPEGFLVALFLVNQNIGRFKALGIATLTGAVEIITAMIGYTLSSLVAGLVPYGLAFAAGAMMFIVYKELIPESHGDGNARVATMSFLLGLITMIGLTELF; from the coding sequence ATGAACGATGCACTCATTGGCAGTTTTATATCAGCCATGTCTACCGGCCTAGGGGCCGTACCGATTTTATTTATGCGCAAAATATCACACCGTCTGCGTGATATCTTGCTGGCCTACGCTGCAGGTATTATGACCTCGGCTTCAGTGTATAACCTCATTCCGGAAGCACTTGGCCAATCAAATCTTTTTGTACTCGCATTTGGTATTTTGCTTGGTAGCCTGGTTCTACTGGTGCTGGAAATGAAGATTCCACACGTCGATCTGGAGAATCCCGAGAAAATGCCTTTTAAAATTGAAACCAAAGCTTTCATGATTATTGCAGCCATCACCATGCATAACCTGCCGGAAGGGTTATCCGTTGGCGTCAGCTATGCAAGCTCGGATGAGAACCTGGGCAATCTCATTGCCTTTTCCATCGGATTGCAGAATGCGCCGGAAGGATTTCTGGTGGCCCTTTTCTTAGTAAATCAGAACATTGGCCGCTTCAAAGCGCTGGGTATTGCCACCCTAACCGGAGCGGTAGAGATTATTACAGCTATGATTGGTTACACTTTGAGCAGTCTCGTAGCTGGTCTTGTCCCTTATGGTCTGGCCTTTGCAGCCGGTGCGATGATGTTCATTGTTTATAAGGAACTTATCCCTGAGAGTCACGGCGATGGTAATGCACGTGTGGCGACAATGTCTTTTTTGCTCGGGCTCATCACGATGATTGGTCTGACCGAACTGTTTTAA
- the kduD gene encoding 2-dehydro-3-deoxy-D-gluconate 5-dehydrogenase KduD → MNPFDLSGQVALVTGTSGGLGQGMAIGLAEAGADVVLISYSKPAATASAIEALGRKAYVIEADLSREDELSAVFEQALAFQGRIDILVNNAGIIRRTPAVDHAGQDWHDVIGLNLNTVFFLSQLAGRHMIERGSGKIINIASMLSYQGGINVPGYTASKHGVAGLTKALANEWAGKGIQINGIAPGYMETDNTTQIRADENRYRDITARIPAGRWGTPEDLKGPVVFLASAASDYLNGHVLNVDGGWMAR, encoded by the coding sequence ATGAACCCATTTGATTTAAGCGGACAAGTTGCACTGGTAACAGGTACCTCGGGAGGACTTGGACAAGGGATGGCCATTGGTTTGGCAGAAGCAGGTGCTGATGTGGTGCTGATCTCTTATTCCAAGCCTGCGGCAACGGCAAGTGCCATTGAAGCACTCGGACGCAAAGCTTATGTGATTGAAGCGGATTTAAGTCGTGAAGATGAGTTGTCGGCAGTGTTCGAACAGGCGCTTGCGTTCCAGGGCAGAATTGACATTCTCGTCAACAATGCCGGAATCATTCGTCGCACACCTGCGGTTGATCATGCAGGGCAGGACTGGCATGATGTAATTGGTCTGAACCTGAACACTGTATTTTTCCTAAGCCAATTGGCAGGTAGGCATATGATTGAACGCGGAAGTGGCAAAATCATTAATATTGCATCCATGTTGTCCTATCAAGGTGGGATCAATGTGCCAGGGTATACAGCCAGTAAACATGGCGTTGCCGGTTTAACCAAAGCACTCGCCAATGAATGGGCAGGGAAGGGAATCCAGATTAACGGTATCGCACCTGGTTATATGGAAACTGATAATACTACCCAGATCCGTGCGGACGAGAATCGGTACCGGGATATTACAGCCCGTATTCCTGCTGGGCGTTGGGGAACACCTGAAGATCTGAAAGGCCCGGTTGTCTTTCTGGCATCTGCCGCTTCGGATTATCTGAATGGTCATGTGCTGAATGTCGATGGCGGCTGGATGGCACGTTAA
- the cyoC gene encoding cytochrome o ubiquinol oxidase subunit III, with protein sequence MAQAAAKHGENHAHGHDHGHHDPQEMKILGFWFFLISDVILFSVLFATFIVLRDNTAGGPILSELIKMPGVIAETFILLTSSFTSGLAVLAMNQGKVKQLISWLAVTAVLGASFIALEVYEFIELIHEGFSFTTSAASGAFFTLVGTHGLHVSLGLIWMIGLMLQLKKRGITDVTRGKINVISLYWHFLDVVWIFLLSIVYLMGVM encoded by the coding sequence ATGGCTCAAGCAGCCGCTAAGCACGGTGAGAATCATGCACATGGTCACGACCATGGACATCATGATCCACAGGAAATGAAAATTCTCGGATTCTGGTTCTTCCTGATTTCCGACGTTATCCTGTTCTCCGTATTGTTCGCAACCTTCATTGTGTTGCGTGACAATACGGCGGGCGGACCGATTTTGTCTGAATTGATCAAAATGCCTGGTGTTATTGCCGAAACGTTTATCTTGCTCACAAGTTCATTCACGAGCGGACTAGCTGTACTGGCGATGAATCAAGGCAAAGTAAAACAATTAATCAGTTGGCTGGCTGTTACAGCCGTTCTGGGTGCAAGCTTTATCGCACTGGAAGTATATGAGTTTATTGAGTTGATTCACGAAGGGTTCAGCTTTACAACGAGTGCTGCTTCTGGCGCATTCTTCACCCTTGTGGGAACTCACGGACTTCACGTATCGCTCGGTCTGATCTGGATGATTGGACTTATGTTACAACTGAAAAAACGTGGTATTACCGATGTTACTCGCGGTAAAATCAACGTCATCAGCTTGTACTGGCACTTCTTGGACGTCGTATGGATTTTCCTCCTGTCGATCGTCTATCTCATGGGGGTGATGTAG
- a CDS encoding alpha/beta hydrolase, translating to MGRYVQVEPNVKVYVEDIGEGTPVVFLHGWPVNYKMFEYQLNVLPNHGIRAIAIDFRGYGLSDKPSTGYDYDRMADDVRAVIDDLELTDAVLAGFSMGGAIAVHYMARHKGHGVSKLALLSAAAPVFTQREGYPYGLTPEQLNEQIIEPIFADRPKLLETFGGMFFAKKHSQPFMDWFHALGMEASSYGTIRSAIALRDEDLRGDLSSIQVPTAILHGKKDEICPFEFAEKMHQGIASSQLIAFEESGHGAFYDELEKFNSELIRFIQS from the coding sequence ATGGGACGTTATGTACAAGTTGAACCAAATGTAAAAGTATATGTTGAAGATATTGGCGAAGGCACCCCGGTTGTCTTTTTGCATGGCTGGCCTGTCAATTATAAAATGTTTGAATATCAGTTGAATGTACTGCCCAACCATGGCATTCGTGCCATCGCGATAGATTTTAGAGGATATGGCTTATCGGATAAACCTTCCACAGGATATGATTATGATCGCATGGCAGACGATGTTCGTGCCGTTATTGATGATCTGGAACTAACAGATGCGGTACTTGCAGGGTTCTCCATGGGTGGAGCGATCGCAGTACATTACATGGCTCGCCATAAGGGACATGGTGTCTCCAAGCTGGCCTTGTTATCTGCGGCAGCACCTGTGTTCACACAGCGTGAAGGTTATCCGTATGGATTGACTCCAGAGCAGCTGAACGAGCAGATCATTGAGCCGATCTTTGCAGATCGTCCGAAGTTACTGGAGACGTTTGGCGGCATGTTCTTCGCGAAGAAACACAGCCAGCCATTCATGGATTGGTTCCACGCGCTTGGCATGGAGGCTTCATCTTATGGTACCATTCGCAGTGCAATTGCGTTGCGGGATGAGGACTTGCGAGGTGACCTGAGTTCGATTCAGGTGCCAACAGCCATTTTGCACGGGAAAAAAGATGAGATCTGCCCGTTTGAGTTCGCCGAGAAGATGCACCAAGGCATCGCTTCGTCTCAACTGATTGCTTTTGAAGAGAGCGGTCATGGTGCATTCTATGATGAATTGGAAAAATTCAATTCGGAACTGATTCGTTTCATCCAATCCTGA
- the kduI gene encoding 5-dehydro-4-deoxy-D-glucuronate isomerase, translated as MENRYAAHPNEVKTYDTSRLREEFLMEQLFATDELVTVYSHVDRYIVGTAVPESKDITLEVNLKDIGTNFFLERREIGIINVGGHGTVTADGQGYEIGAKECLYIGRGVKEVVFTSSDKAQPAQFYFVSTPAHHTYPTVKATQEQAQPNHLGSIETSNERTIYRYIHQGEGGIQSCQLVMGITELDKGNMWNTMPAHTHNRRSEVYLYWNLPEDGVVFHMMGEPNETRHLVVRDRQAIISPSWSIHSGVGTSNYTFCWAMAGENQTFEDMDGVAMKDLK; from the coding sequence ATGGAAAATCGTTATGCTGCACATCCCAATGAAGTGAAAACGTATGATACATCTCGCCTGCGTGAGGAATTTTTGATGGAGCAACTGTTTGCAACCGATGAATTGGTAACGGTGTATTCTCATGTGGATCGTTATATTGTGGGAACGGCTGTACCTGAGAGCAAGGACATTACCCTTGAAGTGAACCTGAAAGATATCGGAACGAACTTTTTCCTGGAGCGTCGTGAAATCGGTATCATTAATGTAGGTGGTCACGGAACAGTGACAGCGGATGGACAAGGTTATGAGATTGGAGCGAAGGAATGTCTCTACATCGGTAGAGGGGTGAAGGAAGTTGTGTTCACGAGCAGTGACAAGGCTCAACCTGCCCAATTCTATTTTGTATCCACACCGGCTCACCACACCTATCCAACAGTAAAAGCAACACAAGAACAAGCTCAGCCGAATCATCTGGGCAGCATCGAAACTTCCAATGAGCGTACGATCTATCGTTACATTCACCAAGGAGAAGGTGGAATTCAGAGTTGTCAGTTGGTGATGGGCATTACCGAACTCGACAAGGGTAACATGTGGAACACGATGCCTGCACATACCCATAACCGCCGTTCCGAAGTATACTTGTACTGGAACTTGCCTGAAGACGGTGTTGTATTCCATATGATGGGTGAGCCAAACGAAACACGCCATCTGGTTGTACGTGATCGCCAGGCGATCATTTCCCCAAGCTGGTCCATTCACAGTGGTGTAGGTACAAGCAATTACACCTTCTGTTGGGCGATGGCTGGGGAGAACCAGACGTTCGAAGATATGGACGGCGTAGCGATGAAAGACCTGAAATAA
- a CDS encoding DeoR/GlpR family DNA-binding transcription regulator translates to MNPLKRHEKIMEALLGRQEVTVSDLSELLQVTGKTVREDLDKLESMGLLVRVHGGAMLAQNDQYGILNSRGVTEKHHLEKTEIAERALAYIRPGDIVALDGGSTTLEMAKRLDNQPLTVVTNDLFIIAELTRKEQVRLVVPGGARVRNMLVGDDTAAFISSLNIHKAFISTTALHPEFGLSIYTGDLVPLKKAMISASQQVYGVVDHYKFGQFALRTFAQCSELDYIISDSRLDEETVALYEQSGVTVDYQS, encoded by the coding sequence ATGAATCCATTGAAAAGACATGAAAAAATTATGGAGGCTCTGCTGGGACGCCAGGAAGTAACCGTCAGTGATCTGAGTGAGTTGCTGCAGGTGACTGGGAAAACAGTGCGAGAGGATCTCGACAAGTTGGAGAGTATGGGACTGCTCGTACGTGTCCATGGTGGTGCTATGCTGGCTCAGAATGACCAGTATGGCATCTTGAATAGCCGTGGAGTTACCGAGAAACATCATCTGGAGAAGACGGAGATTGCTGAACGTGCCCTTGCTTACATTCGACCTGGAGATATCGTTGCTCTCGATGGTGGTAGCACCACGCTGGAGATGGCCAAACGTCTCGATAATCAACCGCTGACGGTGGTGACCAATGACCTGTTCATTATTGCGGAGCTGACCAGGAAGGAGCAAGTGCGACTGGTTGTGCCTGGTGGGGCTCGTGTTCGGAATATGTTGGTTGGGGATGATACGGCTGCGTTTATCTCCAGTCTTAACATTCATAAAGCCTTTATATCCACGACAGCCCTTCATCCGGAATTTGGATTATCCATATACACGGGAGATCTGGTTCCTTTAAAAAAAGCAATGATATCTGCCTCGCAGCAAGTATACGGCGTTGTGGATCATTATAAATTCGGACAATTTGCACTGCGAACTTTCGCCCAGTGTTCGGAACTGGACTACATTATCAGCGATAGTCGTTTGGATGAAGAGACGGTTGCCTTATACGAGCAGAGCGGTGTCACAGTGGATTATCAAAGTTAA
- a CDS encoding zinc-binding dehydrogenase — protein sequence MKARVIRYYRFGEPSEVLCMEEKDVIPPGPGELAVRMYARPINPSDIIPVRGAYPHRTQLPAVPGFEGIGIVEAVGLGVSNQMLGRRVLDCIGGTDGEQLVSCLKPNGTVISVGLLSGITPLWHEATRGTQVHVKLFWLKHWVERWEQVFHEVMELVRAGRLVMANIGATYDLTNVQQAIAAAESGIEGKVLLLQ from the coding sequence ATGAAAGCAAGGGTAATCCGTTATTATCGTTTTGGCGAACCAAGTGAAGTGTTATGTATGGAAGAAAAAGATGTGATACCCCCTGGCCCCGGTGAATTAGCAGTGAGGATGTATGCTCGGCCTATTAATCCCTCCGATATTATTCCTGTTCGAGGAGCTTACCCGCATCGTACCCAATTACCAGCTGTTCCCGGGTTTGAGGGTATAGGGATAGTAGAAGCAGTAGGATTGGGAGTATCCAATCAAATGTTGGGGCGTCGTGTCTTGGATTGTATTGGAGGGACAGACGGGGAACAGTTGGTGAGCTGCCTTAAGCCAAATGGTACGGTCATCAGTGTAGGACTACTTTCGGGGATCACACCGTTATGGCATGAAGCAACCCGGGGAACACAAGTTCATGTGAAACTTTTCTGGTTAAAACATTGGGTGGAACGCTGGGAACAGGTATTTCATGAGGTAATGGAGCTGGTCAGAGCAGGGAGACTTGTCATGGCAAACATTGGGGCGACTTATGACCTAACGAATGTACAACAGGCTATTGCAGCGGCTGAATCGGGTATCGAGGGGAAGGTTCTCTTATTACAGTAG
- a CDS encoding homocysteine synthase produces MSNERELSFETLAIHAGQEIDPTTNARAVPLYQTTSYGFKDTEHAANLFGLKEFGNIYTRLMNPTTDVFEQRIAALEGGAGALATASGQAAITFSLLNIAGAGDEIVSSASLYGGTYNLFSTTLPKLGLDVKFVDSSDPENFRAAITEKTKALYAETIGNPKGNVLDIEAVAAIAHEHGIPLIVDNTFPSPYLLRPIEHGADIVVHSATKFIGGHGTSIGGVIVDSGKFDWKASGKFPGLTEPDSSYNGVVYTEAVGPIAYIIKARVQLLRDLGATISPFNSWLLLQGLETLHLRVERHSSNALAVAEFLEKHEDVSWVSYAGLPSHGSYELAQKYLPRGQGAILTFGIKGGADAGRKLIESVKLFSHLANVGDSKSLIIHPASTTHAQLTEDEQTAAGVNPELIRLSVGTENIQDIIYDLEQAIKASQGASVGA; encoded by the coding sequence ATGTCAAACGAACGTGAGCTTTCATTTGAAACATTGGCAATTCATGCAGGCCAGGAGATTGATCCAACCACCAACGCACGAGCTGTACCCTTGTATCAGACAACATCCTATGGATTCAAGGACACCGAGCATGCAGCTAACTTGTTTGGTTTGAAAGAGTTTGGCAACATTTATACCCGTCTGATGAATCCAACAACCGACGTGTTTGAGCAGCGGATTGCGGCGTTGGAAGGCGGAGCTGGAGCGCTGGCTACAGCTTCTGGTCAGGCAGCCATTACGTTTTCACTCCTGAATATTGCTGGTGCAGGCGATGAGATCGTTTCTTCGGCAAGTTTGTATGGAGGTACATACAATCTGTTCTCGACGACTTTGCCGAAACTGGGTCTGGACGTGAAATTTGTGGATTCCAGTGATCCTGAGAATTTCAGAGCTGCGATTACTGAGAAAACCAAAGCATTGTATGCCGAAACGATCGGTAACCCAAAGGGGAATGTACTGGATATTGAAGCAGTGGCAGCTATCGCCCATGAACATGGAATTCCTTTGATCGTGGATAATACGTTCCCGAGTCCGTACCTGCTTCGTCCAATCGAACATGGCGCAGATATTGTCGTTCACTCTGCAACGAAATTTATTGGGGGTCATGGTACATCCATTGGTGGCGTTATCGTGGATAGCGGAAAATTTGACTGGAAAGCAAGTGGCAAGTTCCCGGGATTGACGGAGCCGGACTCCAGTTATAACGGTGTTGTATATACGGAAGCGGTTGGACCGATTGCTTATATTATCAAAGCTCGTGTACAACTTCTGCGTGACTTGGGTGCAACGATTTCTCCATTCAACTCCTGGTTGTTGCTGCAAGGACTTGAGACATTACATCTGCGCGTAGAGCGTCATAGTAGCAATGCCCTTGCGGTTGCGGAATTCCTTGAGAAACATGAGGATGTGTCTTGGGTAAGTTATGCAGGTTTGCCGAGCCATGGTTCTTATGAGCTTGCACAGAAGTATCTACCAAGAGGGCAGGGTGCTATTCTGACCTTTGGCATCAAAGGTGGTGCGGACGCAGGTCGTAAATTGATTGAAAGTGTCAAACTGTTCTCTCACCTTGCGAATGTTGGTGACTCCAAGTCTCTAATCATTCACCCGGCAAGCACAACTCATGCGCAGTTGACTGAAGATGAACAAACCGCAGCAGGGGTTAATCCGGAGTTGATTCGTCTGTCTGTGGGTACTGAGAACATTCAAGACATTATCTATGATCTGGAGCAAGCCATCAAAGCAAGTCAGGGAGCAAGTGTAGGCGCGTAA
- the cyoD gene encoding cytochrome o ubiquinol oxidase subunit IV — protein MSEHNSHDSHGHEQHGSLKSYVIGFILSVVLTIIPLVVVLNDMMERTGTLIVVLGTAALQFVVQLFFFMHIRETEKPRWNVMALIFGLLIMMTIVIGSIWIMLNNAVAH, from the coding sequence ATGTCAGAGCACAACTCACATGATTCCCACGGTCATGAGCAACATGGTTCACTGAAGTCTTATGTCATCGGCTTCATCCTGTCCGTCGTTCTGACAATCATTCCACTTGTGGTGGTTCTCAATGATATGATGGAAAGAACAGGAACACTCATTGTTGTTCTTGGCACGGCAGCACTTCAGTTTGTGGTTCAACTCTTCTTCTTCATGCATATCCGTGAAACAGAGAAACCACGCTGGAATGTCATGGCCCTTATTTTTGGATTACTGATTATGATGACCATCGTAATTGGTTCGATCTGGATTATGCTTAACAATGCTGTTGCACATTAA
- a CDS encoding sugar phosphate isomerase/epimerase, producing the protein MKLGILAHTFGKQPTAQLAQTIADNGFNSVQLALAKALSDVDSSNGKLSPGLANEIGDQFAQRGVKIAVLGCYINPIDPDPVTRRADIDRFKEHLRYARDFGCSMVATETGSLDTYQDTHPDGYEEKAWSVLKETVEELAEEAEKWGVHAAIEPVSTHTLHTHEHMTRLFEEIPSSNLGMLFDPCNLIKQPHAADQGAFLREVMESLYQRMIVIHAKDVAFDAQGEKFNPVPGAGILDYPLFFELLKTYKPHIDISLEGVTAEEAVPAAKHLREVWSAVRV; encoded by the coding sequence ATGAAACTTGGTATTCTGGCACATACATTTGGCAAACAGCCTACAGCACAGCTTGCGCAGACGATTGCTGATAACGGATTTAATTCCGTACAGCTGGCGCTGGCCAAAGCATTATCAGATGTGGACTCATCGAATGGCAAGCTCAGCCCTGGACTGGCAAATGAGATTGGAGATCAATTTGCACAGCGCGGGGTGAAGATTGCGGTACTGGGCTGTTATATTAATCCGATTGACCCTGATCCGGTAACAAGGCGTGCGGACATTGATCGATTCAAGGAGCATCTGCGTTATGCCCGGGATTTTGGTTGCAGCATGGTAGCAACGGAGACCGGGAGCTTGGACACCTATCAGGATACACATCCGGATGGATATGAAGAGAAGGCGTGGAGTGTGCTGAAAGAAACGGTTGAGGAGTTGGCTGAGGAAGCGGAGAAATGGGGTGTGCATGCGGCGATTGAGCCTGTGTCCACACATACCCTTCATACCCATGAACATATGACACGTTTGTTTGAAGAGATTCCTTCATCGAATCTTGGGATGCTTTTCGACCCGTGTAATCTGATCAAACAACCACATGCAGCAGATCAAGGGGCTTTCTTGCGCGAGGTGATGGAATCGCTGTATCAGCGCATGATTGTAATCCATGCCAAAGATGTAGCCTTTGATGCACAGGGAGAGAAGTTTAATCCGGTACCTGGGGCAGGTATACTGGATTACCCGTTATTTTTTGAATTGCTAAAAACGTACAAGCCACATATTGATATTTCACTTGAAGGCGTAACTGCGGAGGAAGCTGTACCTGCGGCCAAACATTTGCGTGAAGTATGGAGTGCAGTTCGGGTCTAA
- a CDS encoding heavy metal translocating P-type ATPase — protein MIQNKEMQSALGSGLLMLIAWGTAPYFGTLSIMLYIVAYAVGGWTKAKEGIETLVKDRDLDVNLLMIAASLGAAAIGYWNEGAMLIFIFALSGALESYATERSHKDISSLLALKPETALRIEDGQMNLVAIDDLQPGDLLLVKPGELIPADGVVYRGSSFINQSSITGESLPVDKVAGDEVYAGTVNGQGALYVEVTKSAEGSLFGKIIKMVEEAQAEVPDSQRFMERFEGIYARIVVGVTLLVIAGTPLLLGWTWNEAFYKAMVFLVVASPCALVSSIMPVMLSAMSSSARRGILFKGGAHMENMARTRVVAFDKTGTLTMGTPQVTDIITAENVDRAKLLGAVAAIENLSMHPLARAIVDQANKENITLQEAEHVQALTGWGIEGTVNDVVWSIGKTDILGSMQSEKMTGSNVDPDEHDVNPVKVSSEWGDVCSRLEGEGKTVSAVMADGELVGLIAMRDTVRPQAAAAVKKLEAMGIKVAMLTGDRARSASVIARETGVSMVYAGLLPEDKVKQVQALRKQYGPVLMVGDGVNDAPALAAATVGMGMGLSGSGTALEVADAVLMNDNIEEIAWVIGQARRAQHTVKQNMCFAITVILALIAGNFLQDVALPLGVVGHEGSTILVILNGLRLLR, from the coding sequence ATGATACAGAATAAAGAGATGCAATCAGCATTGGGCAGCGGGCTGTTGATGCTGATTGCCTGGGGAACTGCACCGTATTTCGGGACTTTGTCCATCATGCTCTACATTGTGGCGTATGCCGTTGGCGGTTGGACCAAAGCGAAGGAAGGCATCGAGACACTGGTCAAGGACCGTGATCTGGATGTAAACCTGCTGATGATTGCCGCATCCCTTGGGGCAGCAGCCATTGGTTACTGGAATGAAGGCGCGATGCTGATCTTTATTTTTGCACTCAGTGGTGCGTTGGAAAGTTATGCGACAGAGCGCAGTCATAAGGATATCTCATCGTTGCTCGCGCTGAAGCCGGAGACTGCACTGCGAATTGAGGATGGACAGATGAACCTTGTGGCTATTGATGATCTGCAGCCGGGTGATCTGCTGTTGGTCAAACCGGGAGAACTCATCCCAGCAGATGGTGTCGTGTACCGGGGGAGTTCTTTTATCAATCAGTCGTCCATCACCGGAGAATCCCTGCCTGTGGACAAAGTTGCGGGGGATGAAGTCTATGCAGGTACGGTAAACGGGCAGGGTGCCTTATACGTAGAGGTTACAAAATCGGCTGAAGGGTCACTGTTTGGCAAAATCATTAAAATGGTGGAAGAAGCGCAGGCAGAAGTGCCGGATTCCCAGCGTTTTATGGAGCGGTTTGAAGGAATTTACGCACGTATTGTTGTAGGGGTGACCTTACTTGTGATCGCAGGAACTCCACTGTTGCTTGGGTGGACATGGAATGAGGCATTTTATAAAGCGATGGTGTTTCTGGTTGTTGCTTCACCTTGTGCATTGGTGTCTTCGATCATGCCTGTCATGCTGTCCGCGATGTCCAGCAGTGCACGTCGTGGCATTCTCTTCAAAGGTGGTGCCCATATGGAGAATATGGCTCGCACGCGGGTCGTGGCTTTTGACAAAACAGGTACATTGACCATGGGCACCCCGCAAGTCACCGATATTATTACAGCTGAGAATGTAGATCGCGCCAAGTTGTTAGGTGCGGTAGCAGCCATTGAGAACCTCTCGATGCATCCTTTGGCTCGTGCCATCGTAGATCAGGCGAACAAGGAGAACATTACACTTCAGGAAGCGGAACACGTACAGGCTCTAACAGGCTGGGGCATCGAAGGAACTGTGAACGATGTGGTCTGGAGCATTGGCAAAACAGATATACTGGGATCAATGCAGTCAGAGAAGATGACAGGCAGCAACGTTGATCCAGATGAACATGATGTTAACCCTGTGAAGGTATCTTCTGAGTGGGGCGATGTATGCTCTCGTCTTGAAGGGGAGGGAAAAACCGTATCCGCTGTTATGGCTGATGGTGAATTAGTCGGGCTGATCGCGATGCGGGACACGGTACGGCCACAGGCAGCAGCTGCAGTGAAAAAGCTTGAAGCGATGGGCATAAAAGTTGCCATGTTAACAGGAGATCGAGCCAGATCAGCTTCTGTAATTGCGCGTGAAACTGGAGTAAGCATGGTCTATGCAGGTTTGCTGCCTGAAGATAAAGTGAAGCAGGTTCAGGCGCTCCGCAAACAGTATGGTCCTGTGTTAATGGTAGGGGATGGTGTCAATGATGCACCGGCACTTGCAGCAGCTACTGTGGGTATGGGGATGGGATTGTCTGGCAGCGGGACTGCACTGGAGGTCGCTGATGCAGTATTGATGAACGATAACATTGAAGAGATCGCTTGGGTGATTGGGCAGGCTCGTCGAGCTCAGCATACGGTGAAACAGAATATGTGTTTTGCCATCACCGTTATTCTGGCCTTAATTGCGGGTAACTTCCTCCAGGATGTCGCACTGCCTTTGGGTGTGGTAGGTCATGAGGGCAGTACAATTCTGGTTATTCTGAATGGGCTTAGGCTGCTGCGGTAA